The Scomber japonicus isolate fScoJap1 chromosome 9, fScoJap1.pri, whole genome shotgun sequence genome includes a region encoding these proteins:
- the zdhhc12a gene encoding palmitoyltransferase ZDHHC12-A encodes MGQSWFRSGFLVRASHTVLTWIITLILLLHNTDLRRCEERGDLLLPLLFFLLVVLSVFLYFAVSLMDPGFVLSDSVKAVQGSSEELESMLAQPSTPRLRRCGYCLLQQPMRAKHCQTCKRCVRRFDHHCPWIENCVGERNHRWFVVYLLVQLLTLLWALHIALSGISPSLTWELWFRSNGFLLAALGVVGVFSVVVLLLLCCHLYLVSINCTTWEFMSRHRISYLKHCGNEENPFDRGVFCNLWDFFCICGTVMWEKVYTRTASDPV; translated from the exons ATGGGTCAGAGCTGGTTCCGGTCCGGGTTTCTGGTCCGAGCCTCTCACACAGTGCTGACCTGGATCATTACTCTCATTCTGCTCCTGCACAACACAG aTCTGCGGAGGTGTGAGGAGCGAGGAGATCTGCTGCTTCCGCTGCTCTTCTTCCTGCTGGTGGTGCTGTCGGTGTTTTTATACTTCGCCGTGTCGTTAATGGATCCCGGCTTCGTCCTCAGCGACTCTGTGAAG GCCGTCCAGGGTTCGAGTGAGGAACTGGAGTCCATGCTTGCTCAGCCTTCGACCCCTCGGCTGCGTCGCTGTGGTTACTGTCTGCTGCAG CAGCCAATGAGAGCGAAGCACTGCCAGACGTGTAAGCGCTGCGTGCGTCGCTTCGACCATCACTGCCCCTGGATCGAGAACTGCGTCGGCGAGAGGAACCACCGCTGGTTCGTGGTCTACCTGCTGGTGCAGCTGCTGACTCTGCTCTGGGCCCTTCACATCGCTCT GTCAGGTATCTCTCCGAGCTTGACGTGGGAGCTGTGGTTCCGATCGAACGGCTTCCTGCTGGCGGCGCTCGGCGTCGTCGGGGTTTTCTCCGtcgtggtgctgctgctgctctgctgccacCTCTACCTGGTCTCCATCAACTGCACCACCTGGGAGTTCATGTCTCGGCACCGCATCTCCTACCTGAAGCACTGCGGGAACGAGGAGAACCCGTTCGACCGCGGCGTCTTCTGCAACCTCTGGGACTTCTTCTGCATCTGCGGCACGGTGATGTGGGAGAAGGTCTACACCAGAACCGCCTCGGATCCAGTctga